Proteins encoded within one genomic window of Brevinema andersonii:
- a CDS encoding P-loop NTPase family protein, with product MGIIISGPNAGGKIAVPQNVGTGSMYNEEKTAYPGKKIILPLFDKILLEIGDSQSLDDELSTFQAT from the coding sequence TTGGGTATTATTATCTCGGGACCAAATGCTGGAGGTAAAATCGCAGTACCCCAAAATGTTGGCACTGGCAGCATGTATAATGAAGAAAAGACTGCCTATCCCGGCAAAAAAATTATTCTGCCGCTGTTTGACAAAATCCTGCTAGAAATTGGCGACTCTCAAAGCTTGGATGATGAATTATCGACTTTTCAGGCCACATAA
- the gatA gene encoding Asp-tRNA(Asn)/Glu-tRNA(Gln) amidotransferase subunit GatA, which yields MELTSLSVKNLSNLLKKKEISSVELTKTYLQAIENDDRQPLPLNAYISVSHDDALHCAELADHRIKHNDYTPLTGIPIGIKDLINVKNQPTTCASKILTGFIAADDATVVERLVRKEGMPPLGKLNLDEFAMGSSNETSFYGAVRNPYDRERTPGGSSGGSSAAVAGGLAPVSLGTDTGGSIRQPAAFCGCVGLKGTYGRVSRYGATAFASSLDQIGPIARTVEDAALLFSAMAGHDPKDSTSLPMPAPKIELNQNVKGLKIGLPKDFFDAEFDAEIRNRITDVVALLEKEGAVISEISIPDIKYAPSVYYILAPAEASANLERFDGIRYGNRVEYETLAETYVKSRTEGFGTEVKRRIMLGTFILSSESYDDFFVKAQKVRARLQAGYQEALGSIDVLLGPTTPTTAFKLGEKIHDPISMYLSDIFTLSANLVGAPAISVPVGLSDNRLPIGVQIMAKQLDEQNLFNCAYAVEQFGL from the coding sequence ATGGAACTTACGAGTTTGTCTGTTAAAAATTTGTCGAATTTGTTGAAAAAAAAAGAAATTTCTTCGGTGGAATTAACAAAAACCTACCTTCAAGCTATAGAAAACGATGATCGACAACCCTTACCTCTGAACGCTTATATTTCGGTCAGCCACGATGATGCACTGCATTGTGCCGAACTTGCTGACCACCGTATCAAGCATAATGATTATACACCGTTAACGGGGATTCCTATTGGAATAAAAGATTTAATTAACGTAAAAAATCAGCCAACAACTTGTGCGTCTAAAATTTTAACTGGTTTTATCGCTGCTGATGATGCTACGGTAGTCGAGCGTTTGGTACGGAAAGAAGGTATGCCACCTTTAGGCAAACTAAACTTAGACGAATTTGCGATGGGGTCTTCGAATGAGACATCTTTTTATGGAGCTGTGCGTAATCCCTATGACAGAGAACGAACACCGGGCGGATCGTCTGGTGGATCGTCAGCGGCTGTTGCAGGAGGTTTGGCTCCTGTTAGTTTGGGTACCGATACCGGAGGCTCAATTAGACAGCCAGCGGCTTTTTGCGGATGCGTTGGTCTTAAGGGGACTTATGGACGTGTGTCACGTTATGGGGCTACGGCGTTTGCTTCGTCACTTGACCAAATCGGGCCTATAGCACGTACTGTGGAAGATGCGGCTTTATTATTTTCGGCGATGGCAGGGCATGATCCTAAAGATTCCACATCTTTGCCGATGCCAGCTCCTAAGATTGAGCTTAATCAAAATGTTAAAGGGTTAAAAATCGGGCTGCCAAAAGATTTTTTTGATGCCGAGTTTGATGCCGAAATACGAAATAGGATTACAGATGTTGTTGCTTTGTTGGAAAAAGAAGGTGCTGTTATTTCGGAAATTTCGATTCCAGATATTAAATATGCTCCGTCTGTATATTATATTTTGGCACCTGCTGAAGCATCTGCTAATTTGGAGAGATTTGACGGTATCCGTTATGGCAATAGAGTTGAGTATGAAACGCTTGCGGAGACTTATGTTAAAAGCCGTACAGAGGGATTTGGCACGGAAGTCAAGAGGCGGATTATGCTGGGGACGTTTATTTTATCTTCTGAATCGTATGATGATTTTTTTGTAAAGGCTCAAAAAGTACGCGCACGCCTTCAAGCTGGCTATCAGGAAGCGCTTGGTTCAATTGATGTGCTGCTCGGTCCCACAACCCCCACAACAGCTTTCAAATTGGGCGAAAAAATACATGATCCTATCAGTATGTATTTGTCTGATATATTTACTTTATCAGCAAATTTAGTAGGGGCACCAGCTATTTCTGTGCCGGTGGGGCTTTCCGATAACAGGCTGCCTATAGGAGTGCAGATAATGGCAAAGCAACTAGATGAGCAAAATTTGTTTAACTGTGCTTATGCCGTAGAACAATTTGGTTTGTAG
- a CDS encoding Smr/MutS family protein, whose translation MDLRGKLGNEAVQILEKSIHKAPAAGYNELSVIHGKGTGALQKKIMNF comes from the coding sequence ATTGATTTACGTGGAAAGTTAGGCAACGAGGCTGTGCAAATACTAGAAAAATCTATTCATAAAGCTCCGGCAGCAGGATATAATGAATTAAGCGTTATTCACGGTAAAGGAACTGGAGCCTTGCAAAAAAAAATCATGAATTTTTAA
- a CDS encoding DNA adenine methylase, protein NSAQTLISKISELRERFRNLAISNESFEKCIKRWDQENTFLYLDPPYFGAENVYPGINFGVEWHVLLSELLKNSKATWMLSYGDHSVIRELYKDFHITEATVKYSGLANSKKHPNTPELVITSPLHTQKKLNRSAKTT, encoded by the coding sequence AACAGCGCGCAAACTTTAATATCAAAAATATCCGAACTCCGCGAGCGTTTCCGAAACCTCGCTATCTCAAACGAATCTTTTGAAAAATGCATCAAACGCTGGGACCAGGAAAATACTTTTCTCTACCTCGATCCTCCGTACTTCGGAGCAGAAAACGTCTACCCGGGCATCAACTTCGGAGTCGAGTGGCATGTTCTGCTCTCCGAACTCCTCAAAAATTCCAAAGCGACTTGGATGCTTTCCTACGGCGACCACTCCGTTATCCGCGAGCTTTACAAGGACTTCCACATCACCGAGGCAACCGTCAAATACTCCGGCCTCGCCAATTCCAAAAAACACCCCAACACCCCCGAGCTCGTCATCACCAGCCCCCTGCACACACAAAAAAAATTAAACAGATCGGCAAAAACAACATAA
- a CDS encoding MutS-related protein encodes MDEIAHATDPLEGKALASAVIDKLLETGAFFGITTHHQHVKEKDFKHPDISAYATAFDLQALRSEYTLQEDTIGSSYALKIAERVGLDREIIEKAAVFLRENKNEKDQIIANITKFNNKLHNKESELKKREELLRQKKNNSLTNKNSNSKQKGWKLLTTN; translated from the coding sequence ATAGACGAAATTGCCCACGCTACCGATCCTCTGGAAGGCAAAGCTTTGGCTTCTGCTGTTATCGATAAACTTCTGGAAACAGGAGCATTTTTCGGGATTACAACGCACCATCAACACGTCAAGGAAAAAGATTTCAAACATCCAGATATAAGCGCTTATGCTACGGCTTTTGATCTACAAGCTTTAAGATCAGAATATACCTTGCAGGAAGATACTATAGGCAGCAGTTACGCGCTGAAAATTGCTGAACGTGTTGGCCTGGACAGGGAAATTATCGAAAAAGCAGCCGTGTTTCTGCGCGAAAATAAAAACGAAAAAGATCAAATCATTGCAAACATTACAAAATTTAATAACAAGCTCCACAATAAAGAGTCCGAACTAAAAAAGCGTGAAGAATTGTTAAGGCAAAAAAAGAACAACTCCTTAACAAACAAAAACTCGAACTCCAAACAAAAGGGTTGGAAACTGCTGACCACGAATTAA